CCCATGACCTTGAGTTCTTTTGCATCTGCTCCTGACTTTGCATCCTTGGAAGCGGCTCTAAAACACTATTTTGGGTATGACCAGTTTAGGGCTGGTCAGCAGCAAGTTATTGAGGCAGCACTACAGCAGCAAGATCTGATGGTCGTGATGCCGACGGGAGGTGGCAAATCCCTCTGTTTCCAGCTACCAGGTTTATTGTTGCCTGGGTTGACGGTGGTGATTTCTCCTTTGATTGCCCTGATGCAGGACCAGGTGACGACCCTGCAGGTCAATGATATTCCAGCAACATTTTTGAATAGCAGTATTGATGCGGCTACAGCTCGGCAACGGATTGCAGAAGTTTTTTCTGGGAAGATCAAGCTGCTGTATGTTGCACCAGAACGATTACTCCATGAATCTTTCCTTAATTTATTGGATCAGGTGCAGGCCCAGACAGGTTTAGCTGCATTTGCGGTGGATGAGGCCCATTGTGTTTCTGAGTGGGGACATGATTTTCGGCCTGAGTATCGTCGTTTGGCCGAGGTGCGGCAACGATATGCCCAGGTCCCTGTATATGCCTTAACGGCCACGGCGACGGAGCGGGTGCGACAAGACATTATCCAGCAACTGCAGTTGCGACAGCCTTTTGTCCATGTGGCTAGTTTTAACCGTCCTAACCTTTACTACGAGGTGCGCCCCAAATCACGGCAAGCTTATGCCGATCTCTATCGGGAGATTCGCCAGCATGGCCAAGACTCGGGCATTGTCTATTGTTTGAGTCGACGGGAAGTGAATGAAGTCTCAGCTCGATTGCAGGCGGATGGCATTAGTGCTTTGCCGTACCATGCGGGCATGAGCGATAAGGCTCGTACCCTTAATCAAGAGCGGTTTATTCGGGATGATGTCCAGGTGATGGTGGCTACGGTTGCCTTTGGCATGGGGATTGATAAGCCGGATGTGCGGTTTGTCATTCACTATAATTTGCCTCGCAATATCGAGGGGTATTACCAGGAGGCGGGCCGGGCGGGTCGGGATGGTGAATCGTCTAAGTGCCTGCTGTTCTTTAGTACGAAGGATATTCACACCCTTGAATGGCTGATTGAACAGAAAGTCGATCCAGAGACAGGCAACCCCTTAGATAATGAACAGCGGATTGCCCGCCAACAGTTACGCCAGGTGATTGACTATGCCGAAAGCACGGTTTGTCGGCGAACGGTACAGTTGGGGTATTTTGGCGAAACCTTTGGGGGAGACTGTGGGGGCTGTGATAACTGCTGCCATCCTAAACCCGTCGAAGATTGGACCATCCCGGCTCAAAAGCTGTTGTCCTGTGTGGCTCGTTGCCAGGAACGATATGGGATGAGCTATGTCATTGATGTGTTGCGAGGCTCACGCAATCAAAAGGTTCTGCAGCGACGCCATGACCAGCTTTCTACCTATGGGATTGGCAAAGACAAAACAGTGGATCAATGGCGATTGTTAGGACGGACGTTGCTGCATCAAGGTTTGGTTGCAGAAACTACCGATGGTTATCCGGTACTTAAGCTAAATGAACTGAGCTGGGAAGTGTTGCGGCATCAACGGTCCGTATTTGTTCCTGTGCCCGTTGCCCCGACTCAGGACAGGCCCAACAATGCTCGCCGGGAAGAGGCTGAAGCCTTGTTTCAACGGTTACGAGAGTTGCGAAAGGAGCTGGCGGATCAGCAGTCTGTTCCCCCGTACGTGATCTTTGCGGATTCTAGTTTGAAGCTGATGGCCCAGCAGCAGCCCCAGACCATGGTGGAGTTTGCCAAGATTTCGGGGGTCGGTAAGCGCAAGCTAGACCAATATGGCCAGCAATTTACGGCTTTTATTCGGTCTCATCGGCAGGAGCAGGGCTTGCCTGTGGTGAGCGAAGCAGATGCAGCTGAGCTGGAGGAGCCTTCGGGGCCAACTACGCTTAAGTTATCGAATACTGTATTGGCGACGCTCCAGCTCTATCAACAAGGAAAGACGCTAGAAGAAATTGCAGCTGGACGAGACCTGAAGGTTACGACCATTGCTACGCATTTGGAAGATTTGATTGAGGCAGGGCAGGTGGGAGAGATTGACGGAGTAGTGGATTGCGATCGCAAACAGACCATCGCCGAAAT
The Acaryochloris marina S15 genome window above contains:
- the recQ gene encoding DNA helicase RecQ, giving the protein MTLSSFASAPDFASLEAALKHYFGYDQFRAGQQQVIEAALQQQDLMVVMPTGGGKSLCFQLPGLLLPGLTVVISPLIALMQDQVTTLQVNDIPATFLNSSIDAATARQRIAEVFSGKIKLLYVAPERLLHESFLNLLDQVQAQTGLAAFAVDEAHCVSEWGHDFRPEYRRLAEVRQRYAQVPVYALTATATERVRQDIIQQLQLRQPFVHVASFNRPNLYYEVRPKSRQAYADLYREIRQHGQDSGIVYCLSRREVNEVSARLQADGISALPYHAGMSDKARTLNQERFIRDDVQVMVATVAFGMGIDKPDVRFVIHYNLPRNIEGYYQEAGRAGRDGESSKCLLFFSTKDIHTLEWLIEQKVDPETGNPLDNEQRIARQQLRQVIDYAESTVCRRTVQLGYFGETFGGDCGGCDNCCHPKPVEDWTIPAQKLLSCVARCQERYGMSYVIDVLRGSRNQKVLQRRHDQLSTYGIGKDKTVDQWRLLGRTLLHQGLVAETTDGYPVLKLNELSWEVLRHQRSVFVPVPVAPTQDRPNNARREEAEALFQRLRELRKELADQQSVPPYVIFADSSLKLMAQQQPQTMVEFAKISGVGKRKLDQYGQQFTAFIRSHRQEQGLPVVSEADAAELEEPSGPTTLKLSNTVLATLQLYQQGKTLEEIAAGRDLKVTTIATHLEDLIEAGQVGEIDGVVDCDRKQTIAEIIERIGPISLTKIREKLGNNYSYEEIRLVRAWWQRQQ